From Planctomycetota bacterium:
TGGAGAAGGCCGTGTGGCGGTCACCGATGATGCGACACTCGAACAACTACGCACCGATGGTCACGTCGCACTGACCTACACGGACGAAAACCCCAACGGCTCGGCCGGCAACATCGCGGGCCTGACCGACGCGACCGGCTTGGTGTTCGGACTGATGCCCCACCCTGAACGCTACGTCACCGCGGCCCAGCACCCGGCGTGGACAAGGCGCAATGACAAGCCCGACGCCGAAGCGCCGGGCCTGTCCATTTTCCGTGCCGGCGTCGCGGCGGTCAGGTAGCGGCAACCGTTTTCTTGGCCTTTTTCTTCCCGTTGCCGTTGATTGCGCCGAGCAACTGCGTGGCCATCTTCCGCAAGCCGCTCTTGGCACCGGCGACGAAGACTTCGAAGATCTCGTTGGTCGCGGCCATGAAGTCTTCCATGTCACCAAGCCGGCGTCGGCTGGTCGCGACCTTGTCTTCCTTCGCCGCCGCCGCGCCGACCGCACCAGCCTCGAGCGCCTCGCGACACTCTCGGATCGTGTCGAGCACCGGGTCCATCTCGCGTTTTTTCCGCTCGGCGGTAATGATGCTCATCACTTCCCAGACGTCCTCGAGTGCTTCGAAATAGTCCCGCCGTTCGCCGCGCCGGTGAAAACGACGGATGATGCCCCAGTCGCAAAGGGCCCGCAGCGACATGCTCGCGTTGCCGCGAGAAATGTTCAGACGATCCATCACGTCGTCGGTGCATTGCGGCTGACCCGTGACGAACAGAAACGCGAAAATCTCCGCCTGCGTCCGGTTGATCCCCCAAGTCGCGCCCATCTCGCCCCATCGGCGGATGAACTGATCCTGGACCTCGCAGAGTTGGTCGGCGACGGTGCGATGCTTACGAAGAGGTGTGTCGGTGGGCATGGTTTTCCTTTCAGCGGTCACTGAAAGGATAAGCCGTATTGCCGCACAAGGCAAGCGCATATTCTGGAACGACTGAAACGGTGAAAGACTTGTATCCCCGGCTCAGAGCCGTTCCCTGTAAAACTCGATCATCTTGCCCAGTCCTTCGCGGCGCTCGACCTTCGGCTCCCAACCCAGCAGTTCTCTGGCACGACCGATGTCGGGGCGACGCACTTTCGGGTCGTCCTTGTACACCCCCGGCAGCGGCAAATGCTCGATTTTGCTCCTGCTGTGCGGGATCAGGTTGAGCACTTCCTCGGCGATCTGCAAAACCGTCAGTTCGCTCGGGTTGCCGAGGTTGACCGGCTCGACGAAGTCACACTCCATCACCCGGTTGATCCCGTCCACCAGATCACTCACGTAACAGAGCGAACGGGTCTGCTTGCCGTCGCCGTAAACCGTGAGCGGCTCGTCGTGCAGCGCTTGCTTAATGAAGTTGATCACGACACGCCCGTCGGTCGGGTCCATGCGGGGGCCGTAGGTGTTGAAGATGCGGATGATCCGCGTGTCGGCGTTTCGTTCCCGGTGGTAGGCCATCATGCATGCCTCGGCGAACCGCTTGGCCTCGTCGTACATGCTCCGCAGGCCGATCGGGTTGACGTTGCCCCAGTAGCTCTCGGGCTGGGGGTTCACCTGCGGGTCGCCGTAGCACTCACTCGTGCTGGCCATGAGCACACGGGCGCCCTTCTCCAACGCGAGTTCGAGCAGATTCCACGTGCCCTCGCTATTGACCTTCATGGTCGCGACCTGGTTGTCGTAGTAGCCCTTCGGCGAGGCTGGCGATGCCATGTGATAGATGCGATCGACCGGGCCGTCGAGCTTGAGCGGCTGGATCAGGTCATGCTCGATGTGCGTCCACTTGGGGTTTCCGTCGAGATGAGCGACGTTCTCCTTGCGCCCCGTGATGTAGTTGTCGACACCGACGACTTCGTGACCCTGCCCGAGGAGCAAGTCGGACAAATGCGAGCCCAGAAAGCCCGACGCACCAGCCATGAGGATTCTCATGCCCGTAACTTAGCCCACTCATCGACACCCGCCATTGAATCGTGCGCAGAAGCATTTAGATTTTGCGACATGAGCGACACTCCGCCACGTATCGGCGTACTGGTCAATAACGTCGGCGGCTATTCGCGCGGCGTGATCCGGGGCATCGCCTCGTTCGCGACGGCGCGTGGCTGGGAGTGCCGCACGCAAGACGTGAACGCGACCGACTTGCCGCTCGCTCGACGAAAGTATGACGGGTTGATCATCCAAGCTGGGGTAGCCGATTTGCAGCGGCTCATCAGCCGTGTGCGCGGCCCGGTCGTCAATGTTTCCTCCGCCATGCAGGCGTCGCCGGTGCCAAGCGTCGTCACCGACGATGTCGCCGTCGGCAGAATCGGGGCTGATCTGTTTGCACAACGTGGCTACCGCCGTGCCATCTTCTACAGCCCGGACGATCGGCACTTTGCGGCATTGCGACATCGCGGGTTTGTCGAGCGCCTGCCTTTCGCCGCCCTATGCCGAACACCCGCCGAGCTGAAGCGAGCGCTGGGCCAGGAACATCCGCCCGTTGGGCTAATGGGTTGCAACGACCGGGCCGCGTTGGCGGCCTTGGACCTGCTCCGAGGCCTCGGGCGCGAAGTCCCCCGCCACGTCGCGGTTCTCGGCGTCGACAATGACGACCTCATGCAGTCGCTCGCACGTCCCGCACTATCGACGATCAACACCTCCAAGGAACGCATCGGTTTCGAGGCGGCCGCCCTGCTGGAGCGGCAGATGCTCGGCGAACGTGTCGGCGACGAGCCGGTTCGTATCGCGCCGCGCGGCATCATTCTGCGCCGATCGACCGATGCCGTCGCGGTACCTGACGACGCTGTCGCCGAGGCGTTGCAGTTCATCGAACATGACGCGACTCGCCGGGTAAGCGTCGACGACGTCGCGGAGCATGTGACGATCAGCCGCCGGCAGCTCGAACGTCGGTTCCGACAGACGCTCGGCCGTTCGATCCGCGAAGAGCTCGAACGTTGCCGGCTCGATCGCGCGCGGCAGCTATTGCTCGACACCGATCTGACTCTGCCCCAAGTCGCCGACGCCAGCGGCTTCGGATCGGCCAGCTACTTTTGCACGCTGTTCAAAGCCAAGACCGGCGGAACGCCGCAGGAGCTGCGTCGGCGGTTCGGCGGCCTGGACGCGCGCAACCCCGACGCGACCGGCTAACGGAAAATCCCGTAACGCAGGATCGCGCCGATCGCCCGCACGCCGTCTTTCCAGGTGATCTTCTTGCCCTCTTCGTAGCTGCGGCCGTAATAAGCGATGCCAACTTCGTAGATTCGGATGCGTGGCTTGAGCCGGGCGATCTTTGCGGTCACCTCAGGCTCGAAACCGAACCGATCGCATTCAAGATCGATTTGGTCGAGTACCTCCTTGCGGAACACCTTGTAGCAAACCTCCATATCGGTGAGGTTCAGGTTGGTGAACATGTTGGAGAGCCAGGTGAGAAACTTGTTGCCCATCGTGTGCCAGAAGAACAAGACGCGATGGGGCTCGCCGATGAACCGACTGCCGTAGACGACGTCGGCTTTGCCCTGCACCATCGGCCGAAGCAGTTTGACGTAGTCGGCCGGGTCGTACTCGAGGTCGGCGTCCTGAATAAGGATCGCCTCGCCGGTCGCATGCTTGAACCCTTCCCGGAGTGCCGCACCCTTCCCACGGTTGGCCGGCTGGTGCTTGATGACGAAGTGCGTGCCGGGGTGCAGCGTGGTCAGTTCGTCGAGTTTCGCGGCCGTGCCGTCGGTCGAGCAGTCGTTGACACAGACGATTTCCCGCGTGAGTCCCGACGGCAGTTCGGCATTAACGACCAGGCTGATCAAGTGCTGAACCGTCACCTCCTCGTTGTAGACCGGGATGATGACCGACACCTTGCGAATCTCGACCTGGTCGGGCATCGACGGGTGGCCGGGATAACTCGGCAGATCGTTCAACGGTGCCGGGCGGGCAGGTGTGGGCGGGATCGGCTGACTCATCGGTTGACTCGCGGCAGGCATGCTAGCCCGGCCGTGTCGACGACCCAACCGCCGCCCGCAGAACGCCGCTTGCCCCAAACGCTCTCGCAGCGCAAGCTAGCGTCCATGCCCGTCCGCATGGAGCTCAACAAGATCATCATCTCCGAGCTGGCCGACCAGCAGGTGATCGTCCTCCGTGAGATCGACGGCGAACGCACGTTCCCCATCGTCATCGGCACGGGCGAAGCCGTCGCGATCAGCCGACGACTCAAGGGCGACGTTCCGGCGCGGCCCATGACCCACGAGCTACTCGCCGACGTCATCGACAAGCTCGGTGGCGAAGTCACCCGCGTCGAGATCACCGACCTCCAGCAACACACCTTCTTCGCCCGGATCCACATCCGCCGCGCGGACGGCGAAGAGATCAGCATCGACAGCCGACCCTCCGATGCCATCGCCATCGGCATCGCGACGCAAGTCCCGATCGACGTGAACGAGTCGGTCCTCTCGGAAGTCTGCTAAGCCGGATCGCCCACCGGTGCCTAGTCACTTCACCGCTGGCATCGGCGGTGGACTGTTGTCAAGATCAGGCGATGCACCGTTTCCGGATTCCGCGTGTTTCGTCCCCGGTGCGGGTGAGCCAATGGTGGGTTGTCCTGATTTGTGTTGCCTGTTGCACGAATGCGACGGGGACGACCGCTCCGCCGGTGGTGTCGGAGATCGACGAGTTGCTCGCCGAAGCCGAGCCGGTCGAGGAAGTCACTGCAACGCCCGAAGCGGTTCAGCAAACCATCGCGGCCGAACTTGCCGAGAAGGTGGCCCGTGAGCGACGCCGGCAAGTGCTTGCCAGCCGCGATGCCGTGCGCGAGGTGCTGGAAATCGGGCTGTCCGGTGACGAGGTTGGTGAACTACTGCGAGAAGCCCGGCTACGCGCCCCCGACCCCGACGACGTCCGCCGCCGCGTTTCCGAACGCAACCGACAACTCGCCAACGTCAAGCTCGACCTTGTCCGCCTGCTCGAACGTCAACGACTCTCCGACGACCCGGGCGAAGTACTACGCATCGGCGACGAGCTCGTGACACAGGAGGCGTACCTTGACGCCCTCGAACGGACGCTAGCCGCCGAGACAGAGCTTGCGAATGACGCGAGCGAACTGGTGGCCCTGCTAGATAGCCGGTTGCTCTGGATCGGCAGCGCACCGGCGGTCGGGCCTGACTGGCTTCGGCAGGTGGGCGTCGGGCTTCGATGGATCACCGATCCGCAGGGCTGGATCGACACCGGCCAGACGCTGACCCGACGAGTTCTGCAACAGCCACTGGTCTCGGTGTCCATCTTGATCTTCGGCGGCGTCCTGATGCTCTCGCGCTTCAAGATGAAGACCCGCCTGCGGCAGCTGAACGAGAACGTCGGCCGACTCAGTACCGACAGCTTTTTCATCACGCTGCGCGTGTTTATGCTGACGCTGCTCCTATCGATCGCCGTGCCGCTCTTACTCATGGGGGTGGGTGGGTTGCTTGTCACGCAATCGGCGAGTCGATTTGCGAGCGCGGTCGGTCAGGGCTTGCTCGCGGCCGGCGCGGTCATGCTGGTCTTCGACTTTTTCCGCGGTATGTGCCGACCCGGCGGGCTCGCTGATGCACACTTCGGCTGGAATTCCAGTGCCCGGCGGAACCTATTGAACAATCTCGGCTGGCTGATCGTCATCGAAGTGCCGGCCGCGTTCGTCGTCCGCATGTGCGACACCGGAGGTCAACAAATCCTCCAGCAAGGCTTGGGGCGGTTGGGATTCATGATCGGAACGCTCGCGCTGGTGGTGTTCATAGCACGGGTGTTTCGGCCCAGCAGTGGCGTCTTCTCGGAACTGATGAGCCGAGACGGCTGGGCTTGGCGGCTACGCCGGCTCTGGTATATGCTCATTGTCCTGCTGCCGTGCGTGCTGACGCTCGCTGCGGCGCTGGGGTACTACTACACCGCAACACAGGTTCAAAACCGGTTCTTTCAAACCGGCGTCATTGTCCTGTTCGGCATCGTCGTTTACAGCATGCTGACGCGATGGCTTCTCGTCACACGGCGGCGTCTTGCACTCCAACAGGCACGGCAACGACTCGCCGAGCAACGAGAAGCCGTCGCCCGCAAAGGTGAAGCCGAGACCGCCGCGTCGGGCGAAGCCGTACCGGAACTTGACACGAAGACCATCGATGTTGAAACGGCCAGCGGGCAGACGATCTCGCTGCTGCGCACGGCGGTGACCGTCGGCGTGCTTGCGATCCTGTGGGCGGTCTGGGGGGATTTGCTGCCGGCGTTGCGTGAGCTTGGGTCGTTCAACGTCATCGATCCCACGATCGATGAGCAAGGCGAGACGATTGTCGAAGCGGTCACACTCTGGTCGCTGGCGCTGGGCGTTGTCGCTGTTGTGCTCACCGTCATCGCGGCTCGCAATCTGCCGGCCGTGATCGAGTTGATGGTGCTCCAGCGGTTTCCCCTCGATGCCGGCGCACGCTACGCGGCCACCACGCTCACGCGCTATGCCGTGATCGCCGTTGGTGTCGTGATCGCCTCGAACTTCATCGGCATCGACTGGTCCAAGGCACAGTGGGTCGTCGCGGCCCTGGGCGTGGGACTCGGTTTCGGATTGCAGGAGATCGTCGCGAACTTCGTCAGCGGCCTGATCATCCTCTTCGAGCGACCGGTCCGTGTCGGAGACGTCGTGACCGTGGGCGACGTCAGCGGCACCGTGAGCCGAC
This genomic window contains:
- a CDS encoding transcriptional regulator; the protein is MPTDTPLRKHRTVADQLCEVQDQFIRRWGEMGATWGINRTQAEIFAFLFVTGQPQCTDDVMDRLNISRGNASMSLRALCDWGIIRRFHRRGERRDYFEALEDVWEVMSIITAERKKREMDPVLDTIRECREALEAGAVGAAAAKEDKVATSRRRLGDMEDFMAATNEIFEVFVAGAKSGLRKMATQLLGAINGNGKKKAKKTVAAT
- a CDS encoding glycosyltransferase family 2 protein → MSQPIPPTPARPAPLNDLPSYPGHPSMPDQVEIRKVSVIIPVYNEEVTVQHLISLVVNAELPSGLTREIVCVNDCSTDGTAAKLDELTTLHPGTHFVIKHQPANRGKGAALREGFKHATGEAILIQDADLEYDPADYVKLLRPMVQGKADVVYGSRFIGEPHRVLFFWHTMGNKFLTWLSNMFTNLNLTDMEVCYKVFRKEVLDQIDLECDRFGFEPEVTAKIARLKPRIRIYEVGIAYYGRSYEEGKKITWKDGVRAIGAILRYGIFR
- a CDS encoding substrate-binding domain-containing protein gives rise to the protein MSDTPPRIGVLVNNVGGYSRGVIRGIASFATARGWECRTQDVNATDLPLARRKYDGLIIQAGVADLQRLISRVRGPVVNVSSAMQASPVPSVVTDDVAVGRIGADLFAQRGYRRAIFYSPDDRHFAALRHRGFVERLPFAALCRTPAELKRALGQEHPPVGLMGCNDRAALAALDLLRGLGREVPRHVAVLGVDNDDLMQSLARPALSTINTSKERIGFEAAALLERQMLGERVGDEPVRIAPRGIILRRSTDAVAVPDDAVAEALQFIEHDATRRVSVDDVAEHVTISRRQLERRFRQTLGRSIREELERCRLDRARQLLLDTDLTLPQVADASGFGSASYFCTLFKAKTGGTPQELRRRFGGLDARNPDATG
- a CDS encoding UDP-glucuronic acid decarboxylase family protein translates to MRILMAGASGFLGSHLSDLLLGQGHEVVGVDNYITGRKENVAHLDGNPKWTHIEHDLIQPLKLDGPVDRIYHMASPASPKGYYDNQVATMKVNSEGTWNLLELALEKGARVLMASTSECYGDPQVNPQPESYWGNVNPIGLRSMYDEAKRFAEACMMAYHRERNADTRIIRIFNTYGPRMDPTDGRVVINFIKQALHDEPLTVYGDGKQTRSLCYVSDLVDGINRVMECDFVEPVNLGNPSELTVLQIAEEVLNLIPHSRSKIEHLPLPGVYKDDPKVRRPDIGRARELLGWEPKVERREGLGKMIEFYRERL
- a CDS encoding mechanosensitive ion channel domain-containing protein — encoded protein: MSEIDELLAEAEPVEEVTATPEAVQQTIAAELAEKVARERRRQVLASRDAVREVLEIGLSGDEVGELLREARLRAPDPDDVRRRVSERNRQLANVKLDLVRLLERQRLSDDPGEVLRIGDELVTQEAYLDALERTLAAETELANDASELVALLDSRLLWIGSAPAVGPDWLRQVGVGLRWITDPQGWIDTGQTLTRRVLQQPLVSVSILIFGGVLMLSRFKMKTRLRQLNENVGRLSTDSFFITLRVFMLTLLLSIAVPLLLMGVGGLLVTQSASRFASAVGQGLLAAGAVMLVFDFFRGMCRPGGLADAHFGWNSSARRNLLNNLGWLIVIEVPAAFVVRMCDTGGQQILQQGLGRLGFMIGTLALVVFIARVFRPSSGVFSELMSRDGWAWRLRRLWYMLIVLLPCVLTLAAALGYYYTATQVQNRFFQTGVIVLFGIVVYSMLTRWLLVTRRRLALQQARQRLAEQREAVARKGEAETAASGEAVPELDTKTIDVETASGQTISLLRTAVTVGVLAILWAVWGDLLPALRELGSFNVIDPTIDEQGETIVEAVTLWSLALGVVAVVLTVIAARNLPAVIELMVLQRFPLDAGARYAATTLTRYAVIAVGVVIASNFIGIDWSKAQWVVAALGVGLGFGLQEIVANFVSGLIILFERPVRVGDVVTVGDVSGTVSRLQIRATTITDWDNKEVLVPNKNFITDQVINWTLSSPVTRLLIPVGVAYGSDVAKAHAAISGAVTGVPAVLDEPAPSVLFIGFGDSSLDFEVRAFVSDLSKRLPTLHELHIAIDAALRSEGIEIPFPQRDLHLRSSDIGGFGSQASGQTVTGKK
- a CDS encoding bifunctional nuclease family protein, with amino-acid sequence MPVRMELNKIIISELADQQVIVLREIDGERTFPIVIGTGEAVAISRRLKGDVPARPMTHELLADVIDKLGGEVTRVEITDLQQHTFFARIHIRRADGEEISIDSRPSDAIAIGIATQVPIDVNESVLSEVC